The genomic segment TATTTTATATAGAAGGACAATGGTTATATCTATATGGAATTTATCAAAAGGGTATGTTGAGGTTGCCGGTTAAGTATTTGAAGCAACGTAAAAAATACTCATTTAGAAATAATGAGTTATTGGTAGACTATGTAGGAAATAGGATAGTTGGAATGAGTTCTGAAGGAAAAAGATTATGCTTTTTTAAGGAGGTAAATAAATGATTGAGAATACATTGTGGATGACATACTTTGAATATCTTCCTATCGAATTGAAGCAGGCAGAGGAAGAAGGAAAAAATGTTGAATTATATAGAAAAGAGATAGAAGAAATTATTCAGACATCAGGTGATATGTCATTTGAAGAAAAAGAAAGAAAAGCCTGGGAAATACTGGATAGAATTGAAAAAGAACCAATTAAAAGAGAGTTCCCATATCAGGAACCAAATGAAATAGAAAAAATAGAGGAATTGAGAAATACGGAACTTAGAAGGAACTTTACTGTAGATCAAGCGACAATAGAAGACAGAGTTTGGGGTGCATGGCTTGGACGTTGTATTGGATGTTTGCTGGGCCAACCTATTGAAGGTTGGAAAAGAAAAAGAATTGAAGGGTTCCTTAAAGATACCGATAATTATCCAGTTGAGAGGTTTTTGTCATCTGATGTTTCAGAAGAAATAATTCATAAATATAATGTAAGTAATAATGGAGAAAATGCATTTTGTGATACTGTCACTCACTGGATTAATAACATTGTAGATATGCCAGAGGATGATGATACAAATTATACAGTCATAGGCTTGAAAACTCTTGAAATTTATGGAAAAGATTTTACGAGTGATCAAATTGCATGGATGTGGCTTACAAGTCTTGCAATGGGTCATGTTTCTACTGCTGAAAGAGTAGCGTATAGAAATATTGGCAATCTGGTGCCTACCTCTAAAAGTGGCTGGTGGAAGAATCCATATAGGGAATGGATAGGTGCACAGATCAGGGCAGATATCTTTGGTTATGTGTGCCCAGGGGATCCGAAGAAGGCAGCTGATATGGCATGGAGAGATGCAAGAATCTCTCATGCAAAAAATGGAATATATGGAGAAATGTTTGTAGCAGCTTTGCTTGCGGCAGCATATGCTGAAAGCAACGTTGTCAAATTAATTGAAACGGGTTTAGGCGAAATCCCTGCAACATCGAGACTTTATGAAGTAGTATTGGGAATAGTATCAGATTATTGTAATGGAGTATCAAAAGAGAAAGCTATTAATAAACTACATAGTAAATACAATGAAGATGATAGCCATGATTGGTGTCTCACTATTACCAATGCAGCTGTAGTTGCTATTTCGATTCTATACGGGGAAACTGATTTTACCAATGCGCTTGGTATAGCAATGGAATGTGGCTATGATACTGATTGTAATGGGGCTACGGTTGGTTCGATTATGGGAATAATGATTGGAGCAAAGAACATTCCAGAATCTTGGAAGAATAATGTGACTGGTATACTTAGAACAGGAGTTTCAGGATTTTATCAGGTGAGCATTGAAGAACTTACGAGACGAACATGTGCAATCATAGATAAAAAGTAAAAGAACTGATAGAGGGTTTAATACTGAGGTGTAGAATATGAAATATGGTATTTATTACGCTTATTGGGAAAAGGAATGGAATGGAGATTACAAATATTATATAGATAAAATTTCAAAATTAGGTTTTGATATTCTGGAAATTTCTTGCGGCGCTTTTTCTGACTATTACACGAAAGATCAGGAGTTAATTGATATTGGAAAATATGCGAAAGAAAAAGGCGTAACATTGACAGCAGGGTATGGACCTCATTTTAATGAAAGCCTGTCATCTTCAGAACCCAATACGCAGAAACAAGCAATCAGTTTTTGGAAAGAGACGCTCCGGAAATTGAAGTTAATGGATATTCATATTGTTGGAGGCGCACTCTATGGTTATTGGCCTGTAGATTATTCCAAACCTTTTGATAAGAAAAGGGATTTAGAGAATTCCATTAAAAACATGAAAATTATTAGTCAGTATGCTGAAGAATATGACATAATGATGGGGATGGAAGTTCTTAACCGTTTTGAAGGCTATATGTTGAATACATGCGATGAAGCGTTGGCATACGTTGAAGAGGTTGGCTCTTCTAATGTTGGTGTTATGTTAGATACTTTTCATATGAATATAGAGGAAGATAATATAGCAGCAGCCATTCGTAAAGCAGGAGATAGGCTTTATCACTTCCATATAGGAGAAGGAAATCGTAAAGTACCAGGAAAAGGTATGCTTCCTTGGAATGAGATAGGACAGGCATTGCGAGATATAAACTACCAACATGCAGCAGTTATGGAGCCATTTGTAATGCAGGGAGGAACAGTAGGGCATGACATTAAAATATGGAGAGATATCATTGGAAACTGTTCTGAAGTTACATTAGATATGGACGCTCAAAGTGCGTTGCACTTTGTAAAACATGTATTTGAAGTCTAATCGCGAAAAGTTTGATTGATTGCGAATGTCCGCTTTATAAAAATCTGATCATAGCATAGGGCAAAAGAAAAAAAGTACAGAACAAATGTTTGAGTTTGCTCTGTACTTTTTTTTGCCTGAATGGTATACTAGTACATACTTAAATGAAACTTAAATGAAAAACTAAATTCCGGTTTTGGGCCAAATGCAAGAGTAAATTCCATATAGGTCGAAGTTACTTTTGCACACATATTTGCCATATTGTCTTTGATAATCATTACTCCGTATAATGTACTTGCAGCTGATTGCCTGCCTGTGCAGATTGGAGATAATTATGAAAAATAAAGGCAATCAGAAACATTTAACATTTGAATAGCGTGTTGATATCGAGAAAGGTCTTACTGAGAATAAAAGCTTCACTGAAATTGGACGAATTATTGGTAAAAATCCATCTACCATATCAAAGGAAGTACGTCTCCACGCACATACAAAAGAACGTCCGGATTCAGGTTACACTCACCCGCCATGTATTCATCGCAAGAACTGTAAGGTGACATGCTTGTGTGATAAGATGTGTGGCATTCATTGTAAGCTTTGCAGAAAACCATCCTTTCGCTGCACTGATATATGTCCCGCATATGAGACAGCTGAATGTGAGAAACTGAATAAACCTCCCTACGTATGTAATGGTTGTGGTAAAAAGACACATTGTCTTATGCCCAGAAAGTTTTATTCATCCAAATATGCCCATGATGAGTACCGTAGCGTGCTAGTCGATTGCAGAGTCGGCATTAACCAGACTCCGGAAAGCATTCAATCCATGAATGATTTATTGGTTCCATTGATCAAGGAGAAGCATCAGTCCATCGGTCATACTTATGCTACTCATGCAGAAGAATTGGGTTGCTCCAGAAGAACACTTTACTCCTACATCAATGATTGTGTATTCGATGTCCGCAATGGTGACTTAAGACGTTCTGTACGTTATAAGAAACGCAAGAAACCTACACAGACCAGTGCAAAAGATCGTTCTTATCGTCAAGGTCATAACTACGAAAATTTCCAGAATTATATGAAAGATCATCCAGATATAAATGTTGTGGAAATGGACTGCGTGGAAGGAATGAAAGGCGAAAGCTGCGCCCTCTTGACCTTTACATTCCGCAACTGCAATCTTATGCTTATGTTCCTGTTGGAATATCAAGACCAGGAATGCGTGTTAGAGGTCTTTGTATGGCTTGAAACAGTGTTAGGACAGGATGCATTCAAAAAGCTTTTTCCGGTGATCCTCACGGATGGAGGTTCAGAATTCTCAGCTCGTGAAGAGATGGAGAAATTCTGTGACGGAAGTAAAAGCACGACGGTCTTTTACTGTGATCCATACAGCTTTTGGCAAAAAGGTGCCTGCGAAAAGAACCACGAGTATATCCGCTACATCCGTCCGAAAGGGAGTTCATTCGCTGATTTAAATGACGAGAAAGTCAGACTTATGATGAATCACATAAACAACGAAAAAAGAGACAGTCTTAATGGACATAGCCCATATGAACTCTCTCTTTTACTCTTGGACAACAAACTGCACAAAGCATTAGGATTAAAGGCAATCGCACCTGATGATGTTATGCTTAGTCCAAAACTTATAAAATAAAATAGTAAAGCACAGGCAGATTTCACTGCACCAGAATTTAGTCTTGCACATAAGGCATGTGGAATTTAGTCTCGCACACTATTTTCAGATGCCCGGTTAGTATGCATAAAAACATAAATCATGAGTGCTTACAGGTTTATTATAAGACAAAAAAATAGAATTGTTAAGGTGCATTACAGAATTTAATCCCGCATAGTTACTGAGATAATCCACAGCTGGAATTTAGTTTTTCATTTAAGTGTAGTAGAAAAAACAACAGAATCTGAGAAAAGAGTTATCAGGGAGAAATAAAAATGCAGATAATATCCAGTTATGGTGTAGAATTACGAAAACAGAATATCCCGATCCGCCAGACACTGGAGATCTACCGTTCTGCTGTCAGCTATCTGATTGGGATTTATGTGAAGGTATGGGAAGAATTAGCAGAAATCCCGGATGCAAAGAGGCGTTTTAATGCTGCAGAACATCTGGTACATACTACGAAGAAAAACCATGCCTGTTTTGATTTTGATATCCGGTTTCCAAAGATGCCTTCCTATCTGCGCAGATCTGCCATCCGGCATGCACTGGGGACAGTATCCTCTTATAAAACACGGCTGGATCTGTGGGAAAAGACAGACGGAAAGAGCGGGAAACCAGGGCTTGTATATGAAAACCACGCCATGCCGGTCTTCTACCGTGATGTCATGTACCGTGAGGGAGCGGAAGGGAAAGACGAAGCATACCTGAAACTCTATGACGGTCATGACTGGAAATGGTTCTGCGTACGTCTGGAGCATACAGATATGGAATATCTGAGAAAATACTGGTCAGGGAAAAAGGCATCAGCCCCGACTCTGGAAAAGAGACACCAGAAGTACTTTTTGCGTTTTTCCTATAAAGAGGAAGTAACACTTACCAAAACACCTGTGAAAGAACAGATCATCTGCAGTGTGGACTTAGGGATCAATACCGATGCAGTCTGTACCATCATGCGGGCAGACGGAACTGTCCTGGGAAGAAAATTTATCGATCATCCCAGTGAAAAAGACCGGATGTACCGCACACTGGGACGGATCCGCAGATCCCAGAGGGAATATGGCTCTGCGCAGACACAGGGAATATGGGCATATACGAAACGTCTGAACACAGAACTGGGTAAAAAGATTGCAGGTGCGATTGTAAGATATGCGGAAGAAAACCATGCAGATGTTATCGTGTTCGAGTATCTGGAGATGCAGGGGAAGATATCGGGAAAGAAAAAACAGAAACTGCACCTGTGGAGAAAAAGAGATATCCAGAAGTGTTGTGAACATCAGGCACACAGGAAAGGGATGCGGGTATCCAGGATCTGCGCATGGAATACCAGCAGATTGGCTTATGATGGTTCCGGGG from the Blautia wexlerae DSM 19850 genome contains:
- a CDS encoding ADP-ribosylglycohydrolase family protein; the encoded protein is MIENTLWMTYFEYLPIELKQAEEEGKNVELYRKEIEEIIQTSGDMSFEEKERKAWEILDRIEKEPIKREFPYQEPNEIEKIEELRNTELRRNFTVDQATIEDRVWGAWLGRCIGCLLGQPIEGWKRKRIEGFLKDTDNYPVERFLSSDVSEEIIHKYNVSNNGENAFCDTVTHWINNIVDMPEDDDTNYTVIGLKTLEIYGKDFTSDQIAWMWLTSLAMGHVSTAERVAYRNIGNLVPTSKSGWWKNPYREWIGAQIRADIFGYVCPGDPKKAADMAWRDARISHAKNGIYGEMFVAALLAAAYAESNVVKLIETGLGEIPATSRLYEVVLGIVSDYCNGVSKEKAINKLHSKYNEDDSHDWCLTITNAAVVAISILYGETDFTNALGIAMECGYDTDCNGATVGSIMGIMIGAKNIPESWKNNVTGILRTGVSGFYQVSIEELTRRTCAIIDKK
- a CDS encoding sugar phosphate isomerase/epimerase family protein; the encoded protein is MKYGIYYAYWEKEWNGDYKYYIDKISKLGFDILEISCGAFSDYYTKDQELIDIGKYAKEKGVTLTAGYGPHFNESLSSSEPNTQKQAISFWKETLRKLKLMDIHIVGGALYGYWPVDYSKPFDKKRDLENSIKNMKIISQYAEEYDIMMGMEVLNRFEGYMLNTCDEALAYVEEVGSSNVGVMLDTFHMNIEEDNIAAAIRKAGDRLYHFHIGEGNRKVPGKGMLPWNEIGQALRDINYQHAAVMEPFVMQGGTVGHDIKIWRDIIGNCSEVTLDMDAQSALHFVKHVFEV
- a CDS encoding IS30 family transposase, producing MEKGLTENKSFTEIGRIIGKNPSTISKEVRLHAHTKERPDSGYTHPPCIHRKNCKVTCLCDKMCGIHCKLCRKPSFRCTDICPAYETAECEKLNKPPYVCNGCGKKTHCLMPRKFYSSKYAHDEYRSVLVDCRVGINQTPESIQSMNDLLVPLIKEKHQSIGHTYATHAEELGCSRRTLYSYINDCVFDVRNGDLRRSVRYKKRKKPTQTSAKDRSYRQGHNYENFQNYMKDHPDINVVEMDCVEGMKGESCALLTFTFRNCNLMLMFLLEYQDQECVLEVFVWLETVLGQDAFKKLFPVILTDGGSEFSAREEMEKFCDGSKSTTVFYCDPYSFWQKGACEKNHEYIRYIRPKGSSFADLNDEKVRLMMNHINNEKRDSLNGHSPYELSLLLLDNKLHKALGLKAIAPDDVMLSPKLIK
- a CDS encoding IS200/IS605 family accessory protein TnpB-related protein, giving the protein MQIISSYGVELRKQNIPIRQTLEIYRSAVSYLIGIYVKVWEELAEIPDAKRRFNAAEHLVHTTKKNHACFDFDIRFPKMPSYLRRSAIRHALGTVSSYKTRLDLWEKTDGKSGKPGLVYENHAMPVFYRDVMYREGAEGKDEAYLKLYDGHDWKWFCVRLEHTDMEYLRKYWSGKKASAPTLEKRHQKYFLRFSYKEEVTLTKTPVKEQIICSVDLGINTDAVCTIMRADGTVLGRKFIDHPSEKDRMYRTLGRIRRSQREYGSAQTQGIWAYTKRLNTELGKKIAGAIVRYAEENHADVIVFEYLEMQGKISGKKKQKLHLWRKRDIQKCCEHQAHRKGMRVSRICAWNTSRLAYDGSGAVTRDWENHSLCTFQTGKRYNCDLSASYNIGARCKLRSNGMPVPLLRNGYSIFNGTKYR